The Aphelocoma coerulescens isolate FSJ_1873_10779 chromosome 2, UR_Acoe_1.0, whole genome shotgun sequence genome contains a region encoding:
- the SYBU gene encoding syntabulin isoform X2, with the protein MSEGNTQLARYKKETKTSLVKPGSEADFSSSSSTGSISAPEVHMSAAGSKRSSFSRNRGPYGRNNGSLSYKSGASPPASHGKETLSTLCKNHLSPANIHQSYRASSASSSNSGSYKGSDSSPVMRRSGRYNSCGDNHSIKPQNPEQYLTPLQQKEVAVRHLKTKLKESESKLKERETEIEELKAQLGRMREDWIEEECNRVEAELALKEARSEIKQLKQVIESMKNSLAEKDKKIQKYFIDINIQNKKLESLLQSMEMAQSHSVRDEQCLEYMSDSKGKLLALCATMPDSPITEDQGLEEVADSELLLSEDRANGTDSPGESLTTTTSELSDPAPFSAAVNKEMLEIILDGKLTYCQEEEKSNNMTAEQAIQTDVVPYSLDVEQLIQNIFRAQDTCPLSPPSSLKELSEFSLGSFSDSGIIVDLTPSDPNSAILLSPMESPCRRVEHGINENRFMKELDFTETHDDEAFEYVNTGIKRRYWSSSLLGDLLAVAAPVVPTIVWALSTQRGGTDPIYNIGALLRGCCLVALHSLRQTPFNIKT; encoded by the exons gcAGTGAAGCCGATTTTAGCTCTTCAAGCAGCACAGGCAGTATTTCAGCACCTGAAGTCCATATGTCGGCTGCTGGAAGCAAGAGATCTTCTTTTTCTCGCAA TCGTGGCCCTTATGGTCGGAATAATGGATCCTTATCCTACAAGTCTGGAGCCAGTCCACCTGCTTCCCATGGAAAGGAAACTTTGTCAACACTGTGCAAAAACCATCTGAGTCCTGCTAACATCCATCAGAGTTACAGGGCTTcttcagccagcagcagcaactcAGGCTcatacaaaggaagtgacagcAGTCCAGTGATGAG gcgATCAGGGAGATACAATTCTTGTGGTGACAATCACAGCATTAAGCCACAAAATCCAGAGCAGTACTTGACTCCTCTGCAGCAGAAAGAAGTGGCAGTACGGCATTTGAAAACCAAGCTGAAAGAATCTGAGAGCAAACTTAAAGAAAG GGAAACAGAAATAGAAGAGCTTAAAGCTCAGCTGGGACGGATGAGGGAAGACTGGATTGAAGAAGAGTGCAATCGTGTGGAGGCAGAGCTGGCCTTAAAGGAAGCAAGAAGCGAAATTAAACAACTCAAGCAGGTTATTGAAAGTATGAAAAACAGCTTGGctgagaaagacaaaaaaattcagaaatatttcataGACATAAACATTCAAAACAAGAAACTGGAATCCTTGCTGCAGAGCATGGAGATGGCTCAGAGCCACTCTGTGAGGGATGAGCAGTGCCTGGAATACATGAGCGATTCAAAGGGGAAGCTATTAGCATTGTGTGCCACCATGCCAGACAGCCCCATCACAGAGGACCAAGGTCTGGAGGAGGTGGCAGACAGTGAGCTGCTTCTTAGTGAGGACAGAGCTAACGGGACTGACTCACCTGGAGAGAGTTTGACCACCACAACCTCTGAGTTGAGTGATCCAGCTCCCTTCAGTGCTGCTGTAAATAAAGAGATGCTTGAAATCATTCTGGATGGAAAACTAACTTACTgccaggaggaagagaaaagcaaCAACATGACAGCAGAACAGGCCATCCAGACTGATGTGGTGCCATATAGCTTAGATGTGGAGCAACTCATTCAAAACATCTTCAGGGCTCAAGACACCTGTCCTCTAAGCCCACCTTCTTCTCTGAAGGAATTGAGTGAATTTTCTCTTGGAAGCTTCAGTGATTCTGGTATCATAGTGGACTTAACTCCAAGTGATCCTAATTCTGCCATCCTTTTGTCTCCTATGGAGTCTCCATGCAGGAGGGTGGAGCACGGCATTAATGAAAACCGTTTCATGAAAGAACTTGATTTTACAGAAACTCATGATGATGAAGCGTTTGAGTATGTCAATACAGGAATAAAGAGGAGATACTGGAGCAGCAGTCTCCTCGGGGATCTTCTGGCTGTAGCAGCCCCTGTTGTACCAACTATTGTGTGGGCTTTGAGTACTCAGAGAGGAGGAACAGATCCTATTTACAATATTGGAGCATTGCTTCGTGGTTGCTGCCTGGTGGCCCTGCACTCCTTACGCCAGACACCCTTCAATATCAAAACTTAA
- the EBAG9 gene encoding receptor-binding cancer antigen expressed on SiSo cells has product MAITQFRLFKVCTCLAAVLSFIKKLICRSGRGRKLSGDQITLPTTVDYSSVPKQPEVEDWSSWDEDAPTSVKIEGGNGNVAAQQNSLEQMEPDYFKDMTPTIRKTQKIVIKKREPLNFGIPEGNTGFSSRLAATQDIPFIHQSPELGDLDTWQENTNAWEEEEDAAWQAEEVLRQQKIAEREKRAAEQQRKKMEKEAQRLMKKEQNKIGVKLS; this is encoded by the exons ATGGCCATAACACAGTTTCGACTCTTTAAAGTCTGTACTTGCCTGGCAGCAGTgctttctttcattaaaaagtTAATATGCAG gtctGGAAGAGGGCGAAAGTTAAGTGGAGACCAAATAACTTTGCCAACCACAGTGGATTATTCATCTGTTCCTAAACAG CCTGAAGTAGAAGACTGGTCTTCATGGGATGAAGATGCACCTACAAGTGTGAAGATTGAAGGTGGCAATGGTAATGTGGCTGCTCAGCAAAATTCTTTGGAACAAATGGAACCTGATTATTTCAAAGATATGACACCAACTATAAGAAAAACTCAAAAA aTAGTTATTAAAAAACGAGAGCCTTTAAATTTTGGGATTCCAGAGGGAAACACAGGATTCTCTAGCAGATTAGCAGCTACACAAGATATTCCTTTTATTCACCAATCT CCTGAACTGGGGGACCTGGATACTTGGCAAGAAAATACTAATGCctgggaagaagaggaagatgctgCTTGGCAGGCAGAAGAAGTTCTTAG ACAACAGAAGatagcagaaagggaaaaaagagcagcagaacaACAGCGAAAGAAAATGGAGAAGGAGGCACAAAGGCTaatgaaaaaggaacaaaacaaaattggTGTAAAACTGTCCTAA